The Ammospiza caudacuta isolate bAmmCau1 chromosome 17, bAmmCau1.pri, whole genome shotgun sequence genome has a segment encoding these proteins:
- the TRAF7 gene encoding E3 ubiquitin-protein ligase TRAF7 isoform X1 — protein MSSNKSARYNRFSSGTTNITTAENTNGTRMETTFGPAFSAVTTITKADGTNTFKQHRRTPSSSSTLTYSPRDEDDGMPPISTPRRSDSAISVRSLHSESNMSLRSTFSLHEEEEEPEPLVFAEQPSVKLCCQLCCSVFKDPVITTCGHTFCRRCALTSEKCPVDNAKLTVVVNNIAVAEQIGELFIHCKYGCRPAASSKSPAFEVDPRGCPFTIKLSARKDHESSCDYRPVRCPNNPSCPPLLKMNLEAHLKECEHIKCPHSKYGCAFIGNQDTYETHLETCKFEGLKEFLQQTDDRFHEMQVAMAQKDQEIAFLRSMLGKLSEKIDQLEKNLELKFDVLDENQSKLSEDLMEFRRDASMLNDELSHINARLNMGILGSYDPQQIFKCKGTFVGHQGPVWCLCVYSIGDLLFSGSSDKTIKVWDTCTTYKCQKTLEGHDGIVLALCIQGNKLYSGSADCTIIVWDIQNLQKVNTIRAHDNPVCTLVSSHNMLFSGSLKAIKVWDIVGTELKLKKELTGLNHWVRALVASQNYLYSGSYQTIKIWDIRNLECVHVLQTSGGSVYSIAVTNHHIVCGTYENLIHVWDIETKEQVRTLTGHVGTVYALAVISTPDQTKVFSASYDRSLRVWSMDNMICTQTLLRHQGSVTALAVSRGRLFSGAVDSTVKVWTC, from the exons CTGACGGGACCAACACTTTCAAGCAGCACCGTCGGACCCCGTCCTCCTCCAGCACCCTCACGTACTCGCCACGGGACGAGGATGACGGCATG CCTCCCATCAGCACCCCGCGCCGCTCCGACTCCGCCATCTCCGTCCGCTCCCTGCACTCCGAGTCCAACATGTCCCTGCGCTCCACGTTCTCGCTCcacgaggaagaggaggagcca gagcccctggtgtttgcagagcagccctctgtgaagctgtgctgccagctgtgctgcagtgtcTTCAAGGATCCCGTCATCACAACCTGTGGG CACACGTTTTGCAGGAGATGTGCCTTAACATCTG AGAAGTGCCCCGTGGACAACGCCAAGCTGACGGTGGTGGTGAACAACATCGCGGTGGCCGAGCAGATCGGGGAGCTGTTCATCCACTGCAAGTACGGCTGCCGGCCTGCCGCCAGCAGCAAGAGCCCTGCCTTCGAGGTGGACCCCCGAGGCTGCCCCTTCACCATCAAACTCAGTGCCAGGAA GGATCATGAGAGCAGCTGTGATTACAGGCCCGTGCGCTGCCCCAACAACCCCAGCTGCCCTCCCCTCCTCAAAATGAACCTGGAGGCTCACCTGAAGGAGTGTGAGCACATCAAGTGTCCCCACTCCAAATACGG GTGTGCATTCATAGGGAACCAGGACACCTACGAGACCCACCTGGAGACGTGCAAGTTCGAGGGGCTGAAGGAGTTCCTGCAGCAGACGGACGATCGCTTCCACGAGATGCAGGTGGCCATGGCCCAGAAGGATCAGGAGATCGCCTTCCTGCGCTCCATGCTGGGCAAGCTCTCGGAGAAAATCGACCAGCTGGAGAAGAACCTGGAGCTGAAGTTTG ATGTGCTGGATGAGAACCAGAGCAAGCTGAGCGAGGACCTGATGGAATTCCGCAGGGACGCCTCCATGCTGAAC GACGAGCTCTCCCACATCAATGCTCGGCTCAACATGGGCATCCTTGGAT cctaTGATCCTCAGCAGATCTTCAAGTGTAAGGGGACCTTTGTGGGCCACCAGGGCCCCGtgtggtgtctgtgtgtgtactCCATAGGAGACTTGCTCTTCAGTGGCTCCTCAGACAAAACCATTAAG GTGTGGGATACCTGTACCACGTACAAGTGCCAAAAGACCCTGGAGGGTCACGATGGAATTGTGCTGGCTCTCTGCATCCAGGG GAACAAGCTGTACAGTGGCTCTGCTGACTGCACCATCATC GTCTGGGATATTCAGAACCTGCAGAAGGTGAACACGATCCGAGCACACGACAATCCTGTTTGCACTTTGGTCTCCTCACACAACATGCTCTTCAGTGGCTCCCTCAAAGCCATCAag GTGTGGGATATTGTGGGAACTGAGCTCAAGCTGAAGAAGGAGCTGACAGGTCTCAACCACTGGGTTCGAGCGCTGGTGGCTTCCCAGAACTACCTGTACAGTGGATCCTACCAGACCATCAAG ATCTGGGACATCCGGAACCTGGAGTGTGTGCACGTGCTGCAGACGTCGGGAGGCAGCGTCTACTCCATCGCCGTGACCAACCACCACATCGTGTGTGGCACCTACGAGAACCTCATCCAC gtgtGGGACATCGAGACCAAGGAGCAGGTGCGCACGCTGACCGGGCACGTGGGCACAGTCTACGCCCTCGCCGTCATCTCCACGCCCGATCAAACCAAAGTCTTCAGCGCGTCCTACGACCGCTCGCTCAGG GTGTGGAGCATGGACAACATGATCTGCACCCAGACCCTGCTGCGCCACCAGGGCAGTGTCACCGCCCTGGCCGTGTCCCGCGGCCGCCTCTTCTCCGGTGCCGTGGACAGCACTGTCAAG GTCTGGACGTGCTAA
- the TRAF7 gene encoding E3 ubiquitin-protein ligase TRAF7 isoform X2: protein MSSNKSARYNRFSSGTTNITTAENTNGTRMETTFGPAFSAVTTITKADGTNTFKQHRRTPSSSSTLTYSPRDEDDGMPPISTPRRSDSAISVRSLHSESNMSLRSTFSLHEEEEEPEPLVFAEQPSVKLCCQLCCSVFKDPVITTCGHTFCRRCALTSEKCPVDNAKLTVVVNNIAVAEQIGELFIHCKYGCRPAASSKSPAFEVDPRGCPFTIKLSARKDHESSCDYRPVRCPNNPSCPPLLKMNLEAHLKECEHIKCPHSKYGCAFIGNQDTYETHLETCKFEGLKEFLQQTDDRFHEMQVAMAQKDQEIAFLRSMLGKLSEKIDQLEKNLELKFDVLDENQSKLSEDLMEFRRDASMLNDELSHINARLNMGILGSYDPQQIFKCKGTFVGHQGPVWCLCVYSIGDLLFSGSSDKTIKVWDIQNLQKVNTIRAHDNPVCTLVSSHNMLFSGSLKAIKVWDIVGTELKLKKELTGLNHWVRALVASQNYLYSGSYQTIKIWDIRNLECVHVLQTSGGSVYSIAVTNHHIVCGTYENLIHVWDIETKEQVRTLTGHVGTVYALAVISTPDQTKVFSASYDRSLRVWSMDNMICTQTLLRHQGSVTALAVSRGRLFSGAVDSTVKVWTC, encoded by the exons CTGACGGGACCAACACTTTCAAGCAGCACCGTCGGACCCCGTCCTCCTCCAGCACCCTCACGTACTCGCCACGGGACGAGGATGACGGCATG CCTCCCATCAGCACCCCGCGCCGCTCCGACTCCGCCATCTCCGTCCGCTCCCTGCACTCCGAGTCCAACATGTCCCTGCGCTCCACGTTCTCGCTCcacgaggaagaggaggagcca gagcccctggtgtttgcagagcagccctctgtgaagctgtgctgccagctgtgctgcagtgtcTTCAAGGATCCCGTCATCACAACCTGTGGG CACACGTTTTGCAGGAGATGTGCCTTAACATCTG AGAAGTGCCCCGTGGACAACGCCAAGCTGACGGTGGTGGTGAACAACATCGCGGTGGCCGAGCAGATCGGGGAGCTGTTCATCCACTGCAAGTACGGCTGCCGGCCTGCCGCCAGCAGCAAGAGCCCTGCCTTCGAGGTGGACCCCCGAGGCTGCCCCTTCACCATCAAACTCAGTGCCAGGAA GGATCATGAGAGCAGCTGTGATTACAGGCCCGTGCGCTGCCCCAACAACCCCAGCTGCCCTCCCCTCCTCAAAATGAACCTGGAGGCTCACCTGAAGGAGTGTGAGCACATCAAGTGTCCCCACTCCAAATACGG GTGTGCATTCATAGGGAACCAGGACACCTACGAGACCCACCTGGAGACGTGCAAGTTCGAGGGGCTGAAGGAGTTCCTGCAGCAGACGGACGATCGCTTCCACGAGATGCAGGTGGCCATGGCCCAGAAGGATCAGGAGATCGCCTTCCTGCGCTCCATGCTGGGCAAGCTCTCGGAGAAAATCGACCAGCTGGAGAAGAACCTGGAGCTGAAGTTTG ATGTGCTGGATGAGAACCAGAGCAAGCTGAGCGAGGACCTGATGGAATTCCGCAGGGACGCCTCCATGCTGAAC GACGAGCTCTCCCACATCAATGCTCGGCTCAACATGGGCATCCTTGGAT cctaTGATCCTCAGCAGATCTTCAAGTGTAAGGGGACCTTTGTGGGCCACCAGGGCCCCGtgtggtgtctgtgtgtgtactCCATAGGAGACTTGCTCTTCAGTGGCTCCTCAGACAAAACCATTAAG GTCTGGGATATTCAGAACCTGCAGAAGGTGAACACGATCCGAGCACACGACAATCCTGTTTGCACTTTGGTCTCCTCACACAACATGCTCTTCAGTGGCTCCCTCAAAGCCATCAag GTGTGGGATATTGTGGGAACTGAGCTCAAGCTGAAGAAGGAGCTGACAGGTCTCAACCACTGGGTTCGAGCGCTGGTGGCTTCCCAGAACTACCTGTACAGTGGATCCTACCAGACCATCAAG ATCTGGGACATCCGGAACCTGGAGTGTGTGCACGTGCTGCAGACGTCGGGAGGCAGCGTCTACTCCATCGCCGTGACCAACCACCACATCGTGTGTGGCACCTACGAGAACCTCATCCAC gtgtGGGACATCGAGACCAAGGAGCAGGTGCGCACGCTGACCGGGCACGTGGGCACAGTCTACGCCCTCGCCGTCATCTCCACGCCCGATCAAACCAAAGTCTTCAGCGCGTCCTACGACCGCTCGCTCAGG GTGTGGAGCATGGACAACATGATCTGCACCCAGACCCTGCTGCGCCACCAGGGCAGTGTCACCGCCCTGGCCGTGTCCCGCGGCCGCCTCTTCTCCGGTGCCGTGGACAGCACTGTCAAG GTCTGGACGTGCTAA